The Spirosoma foliorum genome has a window encoding:
- a CDS encoding TonB-dependent receptor plug domain-containing protein, with product MVKQARHGWVLMLAIALFIGHSSFAQTDSLAIPSSRLGTTVSLSAVTVRAIAPERFLAGQKLQRIDSTTLLQFRFGSLTDLLTLNTPLAFKNYGPGQLATVSFRGTSANHTAVLWNGININQPNLGQTDFSTLPVAGFDKLAVQYGSSASAVGSDAVGGSILLGSTPGWQSGIRATLGLQLASFQNNQTQLGLRYGATLGDSWKLSGKTFAYRNQFNNAYPYTERQHYFLEPSTTAQRGFIQDLYFLHKSGRQLSINTWVTDNDLIITPQDTIARERTRTQSARLLATYEANRMTFRVGWIRDVLDYAKGNFNTPSHTETERLISRAEREFQLLSGTNRQLNLRVGGEWSHYRTRTDGYGGQLIQEDRGDLYALLRYQTTRWLVSANIRQAFVTRFNPPITPSVGAEYQLVQRDRFKLTAKGSVSRNYRVPTLNERYWIDLGNPNLLPESGLNFEGGLAANTPLSDRINLTTELTGYHNRVDNWTYWNPTNNYHVENLQLVVARGIEFTTNLTYVQNNWRAGLRLGYALTRSSQERAYDAYSQDVIGKQLVYVPLHTGTLNTYVQHGQTRLSVQMQANSRRYITFDNTQFFKGTTLTNVLLEHTARWHSVPVRIQGQVNNVFDALLIGVKRNALPGRNWAINLIINFPSL from the coding sequence GTGGTAAAGCAAGCCCGTCATGGTTGGGTATTGATGCTGGCTATTGCCCTGTTTATAGGGCATAGCAGTTTCGCACAAACCGATTCGTTGGCGATTCCGTCGAGTCGTTTAGGAACGACCGTATCTTTATCGGCGGTAACGGTGCGCGCTATTGCGCCTGAGCGATTCCTGGCGGGCCAGAAACTCCAGCGAATCGATTCGACGACATTGCTTCAATTTCGATTTGGGTCGTTAACCGATCTTTTGACGCTTAACACGCCCTTGGCTTTCAAAAACTATGGCCCTGGTCAGTTGGCAACGGTTTCGTTTCGGGGCACATCGGCCAATCATACCGCTGTTCTCTGGAATGGTATCAATATCAATCAACCGAATCTCGGTCAGACGGATTTTTCTACACTACCCGTTGCCGGGTTCGATAAACTAGCCGTGCAATATGGTTCTTCGGCGAGTGCAGTAGGTTCCGATGCAGTAGGAGGGAGTATTCTCCTGGGTAGTACGCCAGGCTGGCAATCGGGTATACGGGCGACGCTTGGGTTACAATTAGCCAGCTTTCAGAATAACCAGACGCAGCTGGGGTTACGTTATGGCGCGACTTTGGGAGACAGCTGGAAACTTTCGGGTAAGACATTTGCTTACCGAAATCAGTTCAATAACGCTTATCCGTACACCGAACGTCAGCATTATTTTCTGGAGCCATCGACAACGGCCCAGCGTGGATTTATCCAGGATCTCTATTTTCTGCATAAAAGCGGCCGACAGCTTTCCATCAATACCTGGGTAACTGACAATGATTTAATTATTACGCCCCAGGATACTATTGCCCGCGAACGCACGAGAACACAGTCGGCACGGTTGCTGGCTACCTATGAGGCCAATCGGATGACGTTTCGGGTGGGCTGGATTCGCGATGTGCTCGACTATGCCAAAGGAAATTTCAATACGCCAAGTCATACCGAAACCGAGCGGCTAATTAGTCGGGCAGAGCGCGAGTTTCAGCTTTTGTCTGGTACAAATCGGCAATTGAACCTGCGCGTGGGCGGTGAATGGTCGCATTACCGGACTCGAACAGATGGTTACGGAGGGCAGTTGATTCAGGAAGATCGAGGTGATTTGTATGCACTCTTACGTTACCAAACGACGCGCTGGCTCGTATCAGCCAATATTCGACAGGCGTTTGTAACGCGATTCAATCCACCCATTACGCCCTCAGTTGGTGCCGAATATCAGCTTGTGCAGCGTGACCGATTTAAGTTGACGGCCAAAGGCTCGGTAAGCCGAAATTACCGCGTTCCAACCTTGAACGAACGCTACTGGATTGATTTAGGTAACCCAAATCTTTTACCTGAAAGTGGATTGAATTTCGAGGGCGGTTTAGCGGCTAATACACCCTTATCTGATCGAATTAACCTGACGACTGAGTTGACGGGCTATCACAACCGCGTTGACAATTGGACCTATTGGAATCCGACCAATAATTACCACGTCGAAAACCTACAATTGGTAGTTGCTCGGGGCATTGAGTTTACGACTAATCTGACCTATGTCCAGAATAACTGGCGCGCAGGCCTGCGCCTTGGGTATGCGCTGACCCGTTCATCGCAGGAGCGGGCCTATGATGCCTATTCTCAGGATGTGATCGGGAAACAATTGGTGTATGTGCCGCTTCATACCGGAACACTCAATACCTACGTGCAACACGGCCAAACGCGCCTTAGTGTACAAATGCAGGCCAATTCCCGTCGGTATATCACCTTCGACAATACTCAGTTTTTTAAAGGAACTACATTGACCAATGTGTTATTGGAGCACACGGCCCGCTGGCATTCAGTTCCGGTTCGAATTCAGGGGCAGGTCAATAATGTGTTCGACGCGCTGCTGATAGGCGTGAAACGAAACGCACTTCCGGGCCGAAACTGGGCCATCAATTTAATTATCAATTTTCCTTCTTTATAA
- a CDS encoding YncE family protein, with the protein MKNQLTKSIAVGLVALSVWNCKTSDPTPTPYESGVFILNAGNFSSNNGTVSFLSRNSNVVATNIFQTANPSLALSGGVQGYAEVNGKGLILVDNSTAGQDKVEIVEAGTFVSRATLKTPDIENPRQVISAGPNKAYISCWDVSGDYSAGTFYKDPGYIAVVDLNTSKVTKKIPAVKGVEKMVISGTEAFVGSNTYSGDQTLLIIDLNTDTEKQRIAFGSTPEPIALDATGKLWIQAGKDLVQLDPTSRAVAKRLTFSAAPGSVTISGDKRNFYYTLGGKTYSISIDANTASGSVVVNRSFSALGIDPQTGRIYGTVIPSYAQAGYVIRYESSGTLVDSVKAEIAPSGLYFR; encoded by the coding sequence ATGAAAAATCAATTGACCAAATCAATTGCAGTTGGGCTGGTAGCCTTGAGTGTCTGGAACTGTAAAACGTCTGACCCAACGCCAACGCCTTATGAATCGGGGGTGTTTATCCTGAACGCGGGTAATTTCTCCAGCAACAATGGAACGGTCTCGTTTTTGTCACGCAATAGCAATGTTGTTGCTACCAATATTTTTCAGACGGCAAACCCGTCGTTAGCCCTGAGCGGTGGAGTACAAGGATATGCCGAAGTAAATGGTAAAGGGTTGATTCTGGTCGATAACAGTACGGCTGGCCAGGATAAAGTTGAGATTGTGGAGGCTGGTACATTCGTTTCTCGCGCTACGCTAAAAACACCCGATATCGAGAATCCCCGTCAGGTGATTTCGGCAGGTCCTAACAAAGCATATATTAGTTGCTGGGATGTTTCCGGCGATTACAGTGCGGGTACGTTTTATAAAGACCCCGGTTATATCGCGGTTGTTGATTTGAACACCAGTAAGGTGACCAAAAAGATTCCAGCTGTAAAAGGCGTCGAAAAAATGGTTATTTCGGGTACCGAAGCGTTTGTGGGCAGCAATACCTACAGTGGCGATCAAACCCTCTTAATCATCGACTTGAACACTGATACCGAGAAACAGCGGATTGCTTTCGGTTCAACACCTGAACCTATTGCCCTCGATGCAACTGGTAAGTTGTGGATACAGGCCGGTAAAGATCTGGTTCAGCTAGATCCAACGAGTCGGGCTGTTGCTAAACGCCTTACTTTTTCTGCTGCTCCCGGATCGGTAACCATCAGTGGCGATAAACGTAATTTTTATTATACCCTGGGTGGTAAAACGTACAGTATTTCGATTGATGCAAACACGGCTTCTGGAAGTGTAGTGGTGAATCGCTCATTCAGCGCCTTGGGTATTGATCCACAAACCGGCCGGATTTACGGCACAGTTATACCTTCTTATGCACAGGCTGGTTACGTAATTCGTTACGAATCGAGCGGGACGTTGGTTGATTCGGTGAAAGCTGAAATTGCTCCTTCTGGTCTTTATTTCCGATGA
- a CDS encoding diphthine--ammonia ligase has product MSQQRAIMNWSGGKDSALALYHSLRSERWDIQSLLTSVNDLHGRVSMHGVRMELLHAQANRLGLPLQLLRLPGDVSMETYDAQLQQVLQGFQQQGITHSLFGDIFLEDLRQYRETQLQRVNLKGGFPLWQRNTTELVHEFVDLGFRAVLVCVNEKQLGAEFVGRELDLDLLKDLPKTVDPCGENGEYHSFVYDGPIFAHPIGFRKGEVVRRTYSPSGSADCHTDDTDRSWDTGFWYQDLLLNEVSE; this is encoded by the coding sequence ATGAGCCAACAACGGGCCATCATGAATTGGAGCGGAGGTAAAGACTCTGCTCTTGCTTTATACCACAGTCTGCGGTCAGAACGCTGGGACATACAGAGTTTACTAACATCGGTAAATGACCTGCACGGTCGGGTAAGTATGCACGGCGTTCGGATGGAATTGCTGCATGCGCAGGCAAATCGGCTGGGGTTACCTTTACAACTATTGCGACTGCCGGGTGATGTATCGATGGAAACCTACGATGCTCAACTGCAACAGGTACTTCAGGGGTTTCAACAGCAAGGAATTACCCATTCTCTATTTGGCGATATTTTCCTGGAAGACTTACGGCAGTATCGGGAAACTCAATTACAACGCGTAAATCTGAAAGGGGGATTTCCGCTCTGGCAGCGTAACACGACCGAGTTAGTTCATGAGTTTGTCGATCTGGGTTTTCGAGCCGTGCTGGTTTGTGTCAATGAAAAGCAATTGGGAGCCGAATTCGTAGGTCGGGAGTTAGATCTGGATTTACTGAAAGACCTACCCAAAACGGTTGACCCTTGTGGCGAAAACGGTGAATACCATTCGTTTGTGTACGATGGCCCCATTTTCGCTCATCCTATCGGGTTTCGTAAAGGAGAAGTCGTCCGGCGTACGTACAGTCCATCAGGGAGCGCAGATTGCCATACTGATGATACTGATCGGAGTTGGGATACAGGCTTCTGGTACCAGGATTTGCTGCTGAATGAGGTAAGTGAATGA
- a CDS encoding gluconate 2-dehydrogenase subunit 3 family protein: MKRREALQQAALMMGGILSAPTLAGAMGRITNMGPSVDVTVEQEALVAEVADVIIPTTSTPGAKAAGAEKFIVRVMRDCYPKADQEQFYAGLAKLDASSKTKFGKDFVNLDTAQKNEMVKQTMTDDKPFFLRMKELTTTGYFTSEIGATKALEYLPVPGQFNGCMPLKPGQKTWAL, translated from the coding sequence ATGAAACGTAGAGAAGCCTTACAACAGGCGGCCCTGATGATGGGAGGAATCCTGTCGGCTCCCACGCTGGCGGGAGCTATGGGTCGTATTACGAACATGGGCCCGAGTGTAGACGTCACTGTTGAGCAGGAAGCGTTAGTAGCCGAGGTCGCCGATGTAATTATCCCAACGACCAGCACGCCCGGAGCTAAAGCCGCCGGGGCCGAGAAGTTTATTGTTCGGGTCATGCGCGATTGTTACCCCAAAGCCGATCAGGAGCAGTTTTATGCTGGACTTGCCAAACTGGACGCCAGTAGCAAAACCAAATTCGGTAAGGATTTCGTGAATCTGGATACAGCTCAGAAAAACGAAATGGTCAAGCAAACCATGACCGACGACAAGCCCTTTTTCCTACGCATGAAAGAGCTAACCACAACGGGCTATTTCACGTCTGAAATTGGGGCAACCAAAGCACTGGAGTACCTGCCCGTGCCCGGTCAGTTTAACGGATGCATGCCACTCAAACCCGGCCAGAAAACCTGGGCCCTTTAA
- a CDS encoding GMC oxidoreductase, whose protein sequence is MNLNIDSIKEQTYDAIVIGSGVTGGWAAKELTEKGLRVLMLEKGHQLEHVKGYENAMKDPWQTKYNGRLTMAQKESHPKLARDYPYNEMTETYWMKDTDSLYKEDKRFDWYRPNIVGGKSIMWGRQSYRLSDLDFGANLKDGIAIDWPIRYKDVAPWYSYVEKFVGISGEKLNLPQLPDSEFLPPMEMYCVEKEVRKRIEKNFPGRVMTIGRVANLSKAGEAQLGIGRAPCQYRNKCSLGCPYGAYFSTQSCTLPPAAKTGRLTLRPDSVVTEIMYDENKKRATGVRIVDAVTLQPKEYFAKVVFVCGSSLGSTAVLLNSKSNRFPNGFGNDSGELGHNLMDHHFRTGASGVWEGDLDKYYIGRRANGIYVPRYRNIGTDKRDYLRGFGYQGGGSRTGWQRNIAEMSFGADYKDEVTKPGPWTMGLGGFGETLPYHENRMYLDKNEKDKWGMPLVVFDAELKENEKKMRVDMMNDAKEMLEASGLKNVKSYDNGSYLGMAIHEMGTARMGRDPKTSILNANNQVHGVKNVFVTDGACMVSASCVNPSLTYMALTARAADFAVKEMKRQNI, encoded by the coding sequence ATGAACCTCAATATTGATTCCATAAAAGAACAGACCTACGATGCCATCGTTATTGGCTCAGGGGTTACAGGTGGGTGGGCTGCCAAAGAGCTAACCGAGAAAGGGCTGCGTGTATTGATGCTCGAAAAAGGGCATCAGCTTGAACACGTCAAAGGCTATGAAAACGCCATGAAAGACCCCTGGCAGACCAAGTATAACGGTCGACTGACGATGGCGCAGAAAGAATCGCACCCGAAACTGGCCCGCGACTATCCGTACAATGAAATGACCGAAACGTACTGGATGAAGGATACCGACTCACTCTATAAAGAAGATAAGCGATTCGATTGGTATCGGCCTAATATCGTTGGGGGCAAATCCATCATGTGGGGACGTCAGTCGTATCGGCTAAGTGATCTTGACTTTGGCGCCAACTTAAAAGACGGTATCGCTATCGACTGGCCAATCCGCTATAAAGATGTAGCTCCCTGGTATTCATACGTTGAAAAATTCGTAGGTATTTCCGGCGAAAAGCTGAATCTGCCCCAACTGCCCGACAGCGAATTTTTGCCACCCATGGAGATGTATTGTGTGGAAAAAGAAGTTCGGAAGCGGATTGAAAAGAACTTCCCTGGGCGGGTTATGACGATCGGTCGTGTAGCTAACCTCTCGAAAGCTGGCGAAGCTCAGTTAGGCATTGGCCGCGCTCCGTGTCAGTATCGGAACAAATGCTCACTTGGGTGTCCTTATGGTGCCTATTTCAGTACACAATCCTGTACGTTGCCTCCTGCTGCCAAAACAGGCCGTTTAACACTTCGTCCCGATTCTGTAGTGACGGAGATCATGTACGACGAAAACAAAAAACGGGCAACTGGTGTCCGCATTGTCGATGCCGTTACGCTTCAACCAAAGGAGTATTTTGCCAAGGTTGTTTTTGTGTGCGGTAGTTCGCTTGGGTCAACGGCTGTTCTATTGAATTCAAAATCGAACCGTTTCCCAAATGGCTTCGGGAACGACTCCGGTGAATTAGGCCATAATTTGATGGATCACCACTTCCGTACGGGGGCGTCGGGTGTTTGGGAAGGCGATCTGGACAAATACTACATTGGTCGGCGGGCGAATGGCATTTACGTGCCACGTTACCGGAACATCGGTACCGATAAACGCGACTACTTGCGTGGTTTCGGTTATCAGGGTGGTGGCAGCCGGACAGGGTGGCAGCGCAACATTGCAGAAATGAGTTTCGGGGCTGATTATAAAGATGAAGTCACGAAACCTGGCCCCTGGACGATGGGATTGGGTGGATTTGGCGAGACACTGCCTTACCACGAAAATCGCATGTATCTCGACAAGAACGAAAAAGACAAGTGGGGCATGCCACTAGTTGTGTTCGACGCTGAGTTGAAAGAGAACGAGAAAAAGATGCGTGTAGATATGATGAACGATGCCAAAGAAATGCTGGAAGCATCGGGCCTGAAAAACGTTAAGTCGTACGATAATGGCTCTTATTTAGGCATGGCGATTCACGAAATGGGAACCGCTCGCATGGGTCGTGACCCGAAAACGTCGATCCTGAATGCGAACAACCAGGTTCATGGCGTTAAGAACGTGTTCGTGACCGATGGAGCCTGCATGGTTTCGGCTTCCTGTGTGAACCCTTCGTTAACCTATATGGCTCTGACGGCTCGTGCGGCAGACTTTGCCGTCAAGGAAATGAAGCGGCAGAATATCTAG
- a CDS encoding RNA polymerase sigma factor, with protein sequence MNTVLTDEETIRQYLSSKPNQCFETLYTRYVNKVYQRCLSMTKDSDKAEDFTHDIFLKAFDKLDGFQEKSSFSTWLYAIAYNYCLDQLRLSKRLNTIAINSNLEQSITESQEARLHEETLQLLKQSLNALSTNERVVLQLKYEEGMSIDEIAKLHNLSISAVKMRLKRGRERMHQFCLQQYSIQHA encoded by the coding sequence ATGAATACTGTCTTAACCGATGAAGAAACAATCCGTCAGTATCTTTCCAGTAAACCAAATCAATGTTTCGAGACACTTTACACGCGTTATGTTAATAAAGTCTATCAGCGTTGTTTATCAATGACGAAAGATTCCGACAAGGCAGAAGACTTCACTCACGATATATTTCTCAAAGCTTTCGATAAGCTGGATGGTTTCCAGGAAAAGTCTAGCTTTTCAACCTGGCTATACGCTATCGCCTATAATTACTGCCTGGATCAGCTTCGGTTGTCGAAACGGTTAAATACGATTGCCATTAATTCCAATCTGGAGCAGTCGATTACCGAATCGCAGGAAGCCCGATTACATGAGGAAACACTTCAACTGCTCAAGCAATCACTTAATGCACTTTCTACAAACGAACGGGTAGTGCTTCAACTCAAATACGAAGAAGGAATGAGTATTGATGAAATTGCCAAGCTGCACAATCTTTCTATTAGCGCAGTAAAAATGCGACTGAAGCGTGGTCGCGAGCGAATGCATCAATTTTGCTTACAACAGTATTCAATTCAACATGCCTGA